A window of the Pseudomonas gozinkensis genome harbors these coding sequences:
- a CDS encoding GTP 3',8-cyclase MoaA has translation MIVDRQGRRFRNLRISLTSACNYACTYCVPNGKRLVAAQDELSAEAMARGVAYLIEAAGIERLRITGGEPLVSPKLESFMSAVGKMGLEDISLTTNGQLLAKKLPLLVDAGLRRINVSLDTLDAGAFRSIARGGDLATVLDGMDQAAAAGMKIKVNMVPLRGQNLDQVMPLLDYCLERGFELRFIELMRMGHLATDSNAFLQQFVSLQQLLSLIGEHYEYAQTDAPVDATAVRYAIPGRGNFGVIANESVPFCRTCSRLRLSSTGWLHGCLSSSNRHYVGDLLDKPRHEALPALQRLLVKALGDKQEVAFSGGATVMKIIGG, from the coding sequence ATGATCGTTGACCGTCAAGGCAGGCGTTTTCGCAATTTGCGGATCAGTCTGACTTCAGCCTGCAATTACGCCTGTACCTACTGCGTGCCCAATGGCAAGCGGCTGGTGGCTGCGCAGGATGAACTGTCGGCCGAGGCCATGGCACGTGGCGTGGCTTATCTGATCGAAGCTGCCGGCATCGAGCGCCTGCGCATCACTGGCGGCGAGCCGCTGGTCAGTCCCAAACTCGAATCTTTCATGAGCGCCGTCGGCAAGATGGGCCTGGAAGACATCAGCCTGACCACCAACGGCCAGCTCCTGGCGAAGAAACTCCCGCTGCTGGTCGATGCCGGCCTGCGACGCATCAACGTTTCCCTCGATACCCTGGACGCCGGCGCGTTCCGCAGCATTGCCCGTGGCGGTGATCTGGCCACCGTGCTGGATGGCATGGATCAGGCGGCAGCGGCGGGGATGAAGATCAAGGTCAACATGGTGCCGTTGCGCGGGCAGAACCTTGATCAGGTGATGCCGTTGCTCGATTACTGCCTTGAACGCGGCTTCGAACTGCGCTTCATCGAACTGATGCGCATGGGCCACCTGGCCACTGATTCCAACGCCTTCCTGCAACAGTTCGTCAGCCTGCAACAGCTGCTGAGCCTGATCGGCGAACATTACGAGTACGCGCAAACCGACGCCCCGGTGGACGCCACGGCGGTTCGCTATGCGATTCCCGGTCGGGGCAACTTCGGCGTGATCGCCAACGAAAGCGTGCCGTTCTGCCGAACCTGCTCGCGCCTGCGCCTGTCGTCCACCGGATGGCTGCATGGCTGCCTGTCGTCGAGCAACCGCCACTATGTCGGTGACCTGCTCGACAAGCCGCGCCACGAGGCGCTGCCGGCGTTGCAGCGACTGCTGGTCAAGGCGCTGGGCGACAAGCAGGAAGTCGCTTTCTCCGGCGGCGCAACCGTCATGAAGATCATCGGCGGCTGA
- a CDS encoding TetR/AcrR family transcriptional regulator: MHKEPRKVREFRRREQEILDTALKLFLEQGEDSVTVEMIADAVGIGKGTIYKHFKSKAEIYLRLMLDYERDLNELLHSADVDKDKEALSRAYFEFRMRDPQRYRLFDRLEEKVVKGNQVPEMVEELHKIRASNFERLTLLIKGRISEGKLEDVPPYFHYCASWALVHGAVALYHSPFWSNVLEDQEGFFQFLMDIGVRMGNKRKRDPETPSS; encoded by the coding sequence ATGCACAAAGAACCTCGTAAGGTCCGTGAGTTTCGTCGCCGCGAGCAAGAAATTCTCGATACCGCGCTCAAGCTGTTCCTCGAACAAGGTGAAGACAGTGTCACCGTCGAGATGATTGCTGATGCCGTGGGTATCGGCAAAGGCACGATCTACAAGCACTTCAAGTCCAAGGCCGAAATCTATCTGCGCCTGATGCTCGATTACGAGCGCGACTTGAACGAGCTGTTGCACTCGGCCGATGTCGACAAGGACAAGGAAGCGCTGTCCCGTGCCTACTTTGAATTCCGCATGCGCGACCCGCAGCGCTATCGCCTGTTCGATCGCCTGGAGGAGAAGGTGGTCAAGGGCAATCAAGTCCCGGAGATGGTCGAGGAACTGCACAAGATCCGAGCCTCGAACTTCGAACGCCTGACGCTGCTCATCAAGGGCCGCATCAGCGAAGGCAAGCTCGAAGACGTGCCGCCGTACTTCCACTACTGCGCATCCTGGGCGCTGGTGCACGGCGCGGTGGCGCTGTATCACTCGCCGTTCTGGAGCAATGTGCTGGAAGATCAGGAAGGTTTCTTCCAGTTCCTGATGGACATCGGCGTGCGCATGGGCAACAAGCGCAAGCGCGACCCTGAAACGCCGAGCAGCTGA
- a CDS encoding TatD family hydrolase encodes MLVDSHCHLDRLDLAAHDGSLDAALDAARERGVGHFLCIGVSADNAADVKALADRYDDVDCSVGVHPLDVQPGAAPALDWLLHELNHPRVVAIGETGLDYHYEPEAAELQQESFRLHLQAAQQTGKPVIIHTRGARADTLELLREAALPQAGVLHCFTEDWDMAKAALDMGYYISLSGIVTFRNADALRDVASKVPADRLLVETDSPYLAPIPYRGKPNLPQYVREVAEFLAMLRGENYERFAEQTTENFKRLFPLASVKA; translated from the coding sequence ATGCTCGTAGATTCCCATTGTCACCTTGATCGCCTCGACCTCGCCGCTCACGACGGTTCCCTGGATGCCGCGCTGGATGCGGCTCGCGAACGCGGCGTCGGGCACTTCCTGTGCATCGGCGTCAGCGCCGACAACGCGGCCGATGTAAAAGCCCTGGCCGATCGTTACGACGACGTCGATTGCTCGGTCGGCGTGCATCCGCTGGATGTACAGCCGGGCGCGGCGCCGGCGCTGGACTGGCTGTTGCACGAGCTCAATCACCCGAGAGTGGTGGCGATTGGCGAAACCGGTCTGGACTACCATTACGAGCCGGAAGCAGCGGAGCTGCAGCAGGAGTCGTTCCGTCTGCACCTGCAAGCCGCGCAGCAGACCGGCAAACCGGTGATCATCCACACCCGTGGCGCCCGCGCCGACACCCTTGAACTGTTGCGCGAAGCCGCGTTGCCCCAGGCCGGTGTGCTGCATTGCTTCACCGAAGACTGGGACATGGCCAAGGCGGCGCTGGACATGGGTTATTACATTTCCCTGTCGGGCATCGTCACCTTCCGCAATGCCGATGCGCTGCGCGATGTGGCGAGCAAGGTTCCGGCCGATCGCCTGCTGGTAGAGACCGATTCGCCGTATCTGGCGCCGATCCCTTATCGCGGCAAACCGAACCTGCCGCAATACGTGCGCGAAGTGGCAGAGTTTCTGGCGATGCTGCGCGGTGAGAACTACGAGCGTTTTGCCGAGCAGACCACCGAGAACTTCAAGCGACTGTTTCCGCTGGCGAGTGTAAAAGCCTGA
- a CDS encoding PilZ domain-containing protein: protein MNEPVSPGPRNGILSLTIKDKSVLYAAYMPFIKNGGLFIPTNKSYKLGDEVFMLLNLMDEAEKIPVAGKVAWITPKGAQGNRAAGVGVQFNDGDNTARSRIETHLAGALKSDRPTHTM from the coding sequence ATGAATGAACCCGTCAGCCCGGGGCCGCGCAACGGCATCTTGTCCCTGACCATCAAGGACAAGTCCGTTCTTTACGCAGCCTACATGCCGTTCATCAAGAACGGTGGCCTGTTCATCCCGACCAACAAGAGCTACAAGTTGGGCGACGAGGTGTTCATGCTGCTGAACCTGATGGACGAGGCGGAGAAGATTCCGGTGGCCGGCAAAGTCGCCTGGATCACCCCCAAAGGCGCCCAGGGCAATCGCGCAGCCGGCGTCGGCGTGCAATTCAACGATGGCGACAACACTGCGCGCAGTCGCATTGAAACTCATCTGGCCGGAGCCCTGAAATCCGACCGTCCCACTCATACGATGTAA
- a CDS encoding DNA polymerase III subunit delta', producing the protein MAEAYPWQDSLWQQLAGRTQHAHAYLLHGPAGIGKRALAERLMASLLCQRPTPEACGECKSCLLLKAGSHPDNYILEPEEADKAIKVDQVRDLVSFVVQTAQLGGRKVVLIEPVESMNINAANALLKSLEEPSGDTVLLLVSHQPSRLLPTIKSRCVQQACPLPSESVSLQWLAQALPECSEDERVELLTLAAGSPLAAVTLQGQGVRDQRAQVVEGVKKLLKQQQSPTQLAEEWKNIPMLRLFDWFCDWSSLILRYQLTQDEAGLGLTDMRKVVQYLAQKSAQAKVLDIQDWILAQRQKVLSKANLNAALLLEALLVQWASLPGQR; encoded by the coding sequence GTGGCTGAGGCCTATCCATGGCAGGACAGTCTCTGGCAGCAACTGGCCGGGCGCACTCAGCATGCCCACGCGTATCTGCTGCACGGGCCGGCCGGGATCGGCAAGCGCGCGTTGGCCGAGCGTCTGATGGCCAGTCTGTTGTGCCAGCGTCCGACGCCTGAAGCTTGCGGCGAGTGCAAATCCTGCCTGCTGCTCAAGGCCGGCAGCCACCCGGACAATTACATCCTCGAACCGGAAGAAGCGGACAAGGCGATCAAGGTCGACCAGGTGCGTGATCTGGTCAGTTTCGTGGTGCAGACCGCGCAACTGGGCGGGCGCAAGGTGGTGCTGATCGAGCCGGTGGAGTCGATGAACATCAACGCCGCCAACGCCTTGCTCAAGAGCCTTGAAGAGCCGTCCGGCGATACCGTGTTGTTGCTGGTCAGCCACCAGCCGAGCCGGTTGTTGCCGACCATCAAGAGCCGCTGCGTGCAGCAGGCCTGCCCGCTGCCGAGCGAATCCGTGAGCCTGCAATGGCTGGCTCAGGCATTGCCGGAGTGCTCCGAAGACGAACGGGTCGAATTGTTGACCCTGGCCGCCGGCTCGCCGTTGGCCGCCGTCACGTTGCAGGGGCAGGGCGTGCGTGACCAGCGCGCGCAGGTGGTGGAAGGCGTGAAGAAGCTGCTCAAGCAGCAGCAATCGCCGACGCAACTGGCCGAGGAGTGGAAAAACATTCCGATGCTGCGTCTGTTCGACTGGTTCTGCGACTGGTCGAGCCTCATCCTGCGCTATCAATTGACCCAGGACGAAGCGGGCCTCGGCCTGACCGACATGCGTAAGGTGGTGCAATATCTGGCGCAGAAAAGTGCCCAGGCTAAAGTCCTCGATATCCAGGACTGGATCCTCGCCCAGCGCCAGAAAGTCCTGAGCAAGGCCAACCTCAATGCGGCGTTGTTGCTGGAAGCGTTATTGGTGCAATGGGCGAGCTTGCCTGGCCAAAGATAA
- the tmk gene encoding dTMP kinase: MTGLFITLEGPEGAGKSTNREYLAERLRAAGIEVVLTREPGGTPLAERIREVLLAPVDEVMNPDTELLLVFAARAQHLAEVIRPALARGAVVLCDRFTDSTYAYQGGGRGLSLERIAALETFVQGDLRPDLTLIFDLPVEIGLARASARGRLDRFELEGRAFFEAVRSAFLERAEADPARYVRIDAGQPLAKVQQSLDTLIPNLLELSRG, translated from the coding sequence GTGACTGGCTTGTTTATTACCCTGGAAGGCCCGGAAGGCGCCGGCAAAAGCACCAACCGCGAATACCTCGCCGAGCGCCTGCGCGCCGCCGGTATCGAAGTGGTGCTGACCCGCGAGCCCGGCGGTACACCGCTGGCCGAGCGCATTCGTGAGGTGTTGCTGGCCCCGGTCGACGAAGTGATGAACCCGGACACCGAGCTGCTGCTGGTGTTCGCCGCCCGTGCCCAGCATCTGGCTGAAGTCATTCGCCCGGCGCTGGCCCGTGGCGCGGTGGTGCTGTGTGACCGTTTCACCGACTCGACTTACGCCTATCAGGGCGGCGGTCGTGGCTTGTCGCTGGAGCGCATCGCGGCGCTGGAGACTTTCGTGCAGGGCGACCTGCGTCCCGACCTGACGCTGATTTTCGATCTGCCGGTGGAAATCGGCCTGGCGCGGGCCAGCGCCCGGGGTCGCCTGGATCGTTTCGAGCTGGAAGGCCGGGCGTTTTTCGAGGCGGTGCGCAGTGCGTTCCTCGAGCGTGCCGAGGCCGATCCTGCGCGCTATGTGCGGATCGACGCCGGTCAGCCGTTGGCCAAGGTTCAACAATCGCTGGATACCCTGATTCCGAATTTGCTGGAGCTGAGCCGTGGCTGA
- the mltG gene encoding endolytic transglycosylase MltG encodes MRRKLLLLLETGLVLAGLLLGASAWKIHSALEQPLNITQEELLDVPKGSTPTRTFLGLEADGVIKDAFWLRVYWRFNLAGTPIHSGEYRMQPGMTVNGLIDLWKRGEVVQYSLTLVEGWNFHQVRAALAKDEKIEQTLNGLSDSDVMARIGHKGLFPEGRFFPDTYRFVRGVTDTELLKKAFDRLDEVLAKEWEKRSADVPYTEPYQALIMASLVEKETGVPQERGQIAGVFVRRMALGMQLQTDPTVIYGLGDRYNGKLTRAHLKEATPYNTYMIPGLPPTPIAMVGREAIHAALNPVDGTSLYFVARGDGSHVFSDDLDAHNNAVREYQLKRRADYRSSPAPATAPETAPAAEEAIPAASPDTAPESLPQPPAQAPAPTPEPEASAPQNTQ; translated from the coding sequence GTGAGACGTAAACTTTTGCTGCTGCTGGAAACCGGACTGGTTCTGGCAGGGCTGCTGTTGGGCGCCAGCGCCTGGAAGATTCATTCGGCACTGGAACAGCCCCTGAACATCACGCAGGAAGAACTGCTGGATGTGCCCAAGGGATCCACCCCGACCCGTACTTTTCTTGGACTCGAAGCCGATGGCGTCATCAAGGACGCGTTCTGGCTGCGGGTCTATTGGCGTTTCAATCTTGCCGGCACGCCGATTCACAGCGGTGAATACCGCATGCAGCCGGGCATGACCGTCAACGGCCTGATTGACCTGTGGAAGCGCGGCGAAGTGGTTCAGTACAGCCTGACCCTGGTCGAAGGCTGGAATTTCCATCAAGTGCGCGCCGCGCTGGCCAAAGATGAAAAGATCGAACAGACCCTCAACGGCCTGAGCGACAGTGATGTGATGGCCAGAATCGGTCACAAGGGTCTCTTTCCCGAAGGACGTTTCTTCCCCGATACCTATCGCTTCGTGCGCGGTGTGACCGATACCGAACTGCTGAAAAAAGCCTTCGACCGCCTCGACGAAGTGCTGGCCAAGGAGTGGGAAAAGCGCTCCGCCGATGTGCCTTACACCGAGCCTTATCAGGCGCTGATCATGGCGTCGCTGGTGGAGAAGGAAACTGGCGTGCCTCAGGAGCGTGGCCAGATTGCCGGCGTCTTCGTGCGTCGCATGGCGCTGGGCATGCAATTGCAGACCGATCCGACGGTGATCTACGGCCTGGGCGACCGCTACAACGGCAAACTGACCCGCGCCCATCTCAAGGAGGCCACCCCGTACAACACGTACATGATTCCGGGGCTGCCGCCGACGCCGATCGCCATGGTCGGACGTGAAGCCATTCACGCCGCACTCAACCCGGTGGATGGCACCAGCCTCTACTTTGTTGCCCGTGGTGATGGCAGCCACGTGTTCTCCGATGATCTGGACGCGCACAACAACGCGGTGCGCGAGTATCAGCTCAAGCGGCGCGCGGATTACCGCTCGAGCCCGGCGCCGGCGACTGCGCCCGAAACCGCTCCGGCAGCGGAGGAGGCGATTCCTGCCGCCTCACCCGACACCGCACCGGAATCGTTGCCGCAGCCGCCTGCTCAAGCGCCTGCGCCGACGCCGGAACCGGAAGCCTCCGCTCCCCAAAACACGCAATGA